Genomic window (Zerene cesonia ecotype Mississippi chromosome 5, Zerene_cesonia_1.1, whole genome shotgun sequence):
aaattaaagccatgtacagaaaaaaaaaattgtttaaaataactgtaaaGGACCACTAATTGTATCTTTCTGTTAAGTGAGACACAGTCATTTCtagcaaagaaataaaatctatgGAATGTATAAGTATTATGAAGATAGAAACCTCAACAACAACATCCTGATCGTTGTGGTAATTTTGTATATGATCCATCACGGATGTAAATGAAACACCACACGTATTGCAGCTGTACAtttcttcaatattttctCCATTATCCAAATCCAGTTGGTTCTGATTCTCTGTTTTGGGATCTGTATCTTCAATTTCGCCTAAATCGTGACCTTCTGACACATTGGGatcttgaaataaatgttcaaatagTTATATATCTGATGACACATAGATCTAATACATACATCATATGATTTGAAATGCATAATTCATATGCTTATAAACtgtaatttcattttgtgTCAGTAGAGGTATTAtggttagttttttttatatgtaggcTGATTGCCTAGTGAAATAGTAAACTATAGAATAGAATAACTAAATATCTCCAAATACTAAGATAACTAGATTAATAAGAGATCAATTTCaagagtttatttaatatcaagttgattttaaaaatgtgaaagaatagaaaattgaaaactctgaaaaacaataataacatgtatatCATATTGATTGAGGGTTGATAAAAGATACCTTGAATACTGAAGGAAATAGTTCCGTCATTATTTTGCTTTGATACTAGTGTCGCTCCTTCATTGATGACCGAGTCATTGTTTGTAACAAGTAAATATCTATTTCCATTTTCTTTGAGAAGCTTTATGTCTTgcgtttttatatgtttgtttaaaaactctgaatatattttacttacttCAGAAATGTCTTCTGAATTGTTTTCTATACAGTTCTCATTTTGTTCGACATgttctaaaattaaacaagaataactgttaattttcatcaaaatatcaaataatatgtaaacaatttttaaagctTACCATTTTCCTCAAATTCCAAATTAACATCAGTTTGctctattttattactattgtcATTTGTGTATTGGCATATTAGTATAGTTTCTATACAATTATCATACTTTAAATGTGTTATAAGACTATCTAAAGATGAAATACTGTTTTTGCATATTGGGCATACTAATCTTTCGACGATGTGGGATAAATGATCAACTAAAGCTTCTTTAGAGCTGAACGTAGAATTACAACAAAAAGGGCATGGAATCGTTAAGTCTTCCATGTTCCAAGAAGACGCCTTTAAAGACTGTTGGAAAATCCTGCAATTATCGCTACAAAAGccgtttcattattttgtaaacattgtTATGTTTCGTAGTTGACATTTGTGTCTTATTCTCCAACTAATACTTTTGAAGAACTTCACACTAATTTACAGTTCAAATAACACGAACAGTTCACACTTTACGACTTCACGCCATTCGAGTACTTTGCCCCGTCTGCAATACACTATGACATAATCACGTAATATTGCCATCCTCGTATGTTTACACTAAAGGGAGATATTCATGCCCGGTTCACCAAACCTTTATTGAGCAATGCAAAGTTGGGCGAAAacacaaatttcaaaaattttaataataccaaAGTTAGATAATTGATAGAAAAATTCGTGTCTCTAGATATTAATTTCGTTTGGAAGTATGCTTATACGTTATGCCGTACATTTGggatttcatataaaatactttctgCATATACTATGTTACTCTTCTGTTTGTCAGCTTGCGAAATATGGCGAAATAGTTGCGAGATATGGAAAAAtagattattgtaatatttctttatcacTACGCTGTTTCcatgatattatgtattgaatGGGTACGCGAAAAGTTCTACGTTTCTTTTGTCTCTGACCTTGCGTTTACCAGAAAGCGTTGTCATTGGTTTATAATCGCCAATCGccattttgttcatttttgGGTTTGGCGTTTGCATTTAGTGTTTTCGAACTGTAAACAATCTAtgtgttatgtttttatacttCAGCATATGAAAgtgataagtttaaaaaaatctataaagtTACTAATTCCCGGTAATGTTTCTTTTGTTATAGTGTAAGGGCATCCTTTCATATACCTATACTTATGgtatttatgtgtatgtttatttacgcGGGTAAATTAAATTGGCAAAATGTTAGGTAAAAGAATGCATCATAATAGTAAAGGGAGACTGGCGACGAAGGGACATGATAATGGAAAACCGGCTAGCCCAGGTTTATCTCCTTACACCAAACCTGCGAAAATACCAGGCTCCGTATCTGTGGGGAAAACGAAAATGGAAATTTGTCCAATACCTTATATTCGTCAACAAGACAATCCTGTAACTTTACCAAGACTTGCTACTATTGCTGCAAGATCCGCAGACGAACCTATCGGGATGGATGAATTGGACGCACTACAATTAGAACTTGAAACTTTGCTATGTAACACTGCCTTGCGCATTCGTTATTTCCAAGGAGAAATAGAAAGTATAGATACCAATGAATCAAAACgcgagaaaaaaaataaagcggCTGGTAAGCAGCTTCAGTATCCTGGCAAAAGGAAATTTCCTGATGACAAACTGGTCAAGACCAAAGATTATgcaaaaaaatctaatcaaCCTAAAATGCCAAAGTTTAAGAACTACAGTAACCCCTCATCAGGGGCATCACATGCATATTCTAATGACCAAGCAAATAATTCCGATAATTCTGTTAAACTAGAGATGTCTCAACTGGCATTACCAAAGAATAATATTCCTTACAAATTTTGGACTTCTGTTGATCCATATTGTGCTCCTGTCACAATGgatgacataaaatttttggAATCGCTTCTTGTCCAAAGCAGTAATACAACACTGCCTCCAATTCCGCCTTTGGGAAGGCATTACTCGGAAGTATGGGCGGATGAACATATATCTGAAGATCAAAATGCTTCAAATCCAAATAAAAAGTCATCTGGGTTATCACCTGATGCATCAAATATGcggaaaaaaattgaaaagaatTCAGAAAACATGATCACAGGCCCTCTCACACAGAGACTTGTCTCAGCCCTAATGGAAGAAAATGTCATGTCATATGAAATGCCagatattaaagtaaaacaatCTGCAACCACAAAAAACAGTTACAAAAATTCCTTGACTTTGGAAAAATGTTTAAGAAAAGAATTAGTTGAACAAGGTATTTTGGACCCAGAAGATTTGCCTCCTCTAACTAATCCAGCAGATGATGAAATACTGgctgaaataaagaaatgtcaAACTGAATTAACTGCAGTTAGAAAGGAAAATTGCAGAaacttgaaaaatttaataggcCTATGCAAACAGGAGATGATAAGACTTAATTTGAAGAAACAGTTAGATCAAGTAGATATGGAAtgcattgatatttataaaaagatggTGGCCGCTAAGCAGAAGAAAAGACCAATTACGAAAAAGGAAAAAGAGGATGCTTGGCGGGCAATCAATGAACAAATAAGACTTAATAAAGAGATAAATGCTTTGCCATTGACAGGACCAAACTCCAGCTAATTACTATAATTCAATATCACTCACATCAGGGcttctaaataaaatgcacatttacttattacaccttgtttttatttttttctttttacatcctatctttatttagaaaaatatcttaacTTTTACCATATAAACGATTTTTCACAAGCAACAGTGACGAGAGCTATTATTACTACTCTGTAGTTGAAGCAGAAAAATACAGTAGAGCAATTAATAGGAATATAGACATCAATATGCGCTTTTAtatcagatttattatatagttccTAAATTACCTAGTCTTCTATGCATAGTGTCCGCTAAATTTAAGCTGTTTAAacctacttttataataattaattgaatctaattcttttttagacaaaattaaattttcctcCTTACCtacctattaattttatatcatagacttaaaataatgttgccagtattatttaattctaatgcTCGCTAGCTAGGGAAACAAGATGTGAAAAGAGTTATAAGTTTGAGATTAGCCAAAAGAAACCACCATTAACATACCCAACAGCCAACTAGACTTGGGTACAACTAACAGAAAACCTTCATAGAACTTACtgtatatgatgatgatgacaaagTATGAAAGCGATGTTTTCTTAAACCATTTtgatattatctatttaccCCAGCTCTGGggcatttgaatataataacaatatccGAAGAAGATTTCTTTCGTGGCGCATGCATTTAAGGATTTTCTGATAATATCAGCTGTCAATGGTCATATGTCTGtcgttttgattttgattaaaattcaaatatttgacaTTTGGCGAGTGGCgacattcaaataataacgACCGCAACAGTTTTAATTGTCGTATGGTTTTTGCTAAGAAGTAAActgttgttattttgtaataaggTTCCCGATTGATGTACATTGTGAAAAATGGATAATCATTTAACGCCTAATAGAATACAGAGATTGATACATTTAGCAGAAGACAAATCGTTTAATTTGCCCAGACGCATTGCACAAAGTAGCCATGACGATACAAACCGGTACTTTTTAGtgtatttcatattgttttaataataaaaaattcttgattttaaaatcattgttCTTTCTTAATTCAGGAGTATTGCAACGAACCATACACCCTTCAATAAAACCAACTGTGAGTCGTCTTCAGGGATTTTGGACCTAGAGCGTGTTCAAGGTACAGTAATTGTttttcagaagtttttgtAACAACTGtattcgttatattaaatCATCTTTAACTTAATTGCAGGTTTTGGCGAATCCGGCATTGGAAATATGTCTTTGAGTAAATcggtatgtattatttactagcggtccgctcctGCTTCTCCCGTGTTACGTATATAgactatagccttcctcaataaatgggctatctaacactgaaagaatttttcaaatcagaccagttgttcctgagattagtcctttattagctttataatattagcataaattaagtatatgaAATATCATAGCtgttcacataaaaactataCATGTAAGTAAATAGTCTGACATCATTATTTCAGTCTGCTTTTAATCCCGGAGAGATGACTGGAAGATCAACTGGTGCTGATGACCTTCACAACCCTGCACCATTGGGAGCGACAAGGCTCTTCGAAGATTATGGTCGCCACTCTGTTGCACTGGATAGCATTACAAGTCATATGGATAGACAGACTTCGGAGATAAATGATTTGATGCGACATTCCATTGCAACAAATTACTCATTTAATGGTAAGGTAAGTAAATGAAGTggctttaatatttctataaaattttttagaCATGTATAAGTTCACATGAGTAAGACTGATTTGAATTTTAGATGTGAAACCCTCAAATCCTACCATATtatggttattatttattgcttaatattgtatatatatcagtttaaattattctgcCACAGTAGCTTAGTAAAGAACAATGggctaattatataaaaaagtgatttatatttaatttggtgACATCCCTTTtagaaacaatgaaaaatagtttctgacttaaatatgtttttattttcttaagaaaGGTAATTtttagagtaaaaaaaaacaatgaagcATCATGAGGATTATCCATTGGTTGAATgacaatatgttatttatgactTCATGAATTACTActacaataacatattaataaactatcAATTAATTGCATGTTGTTATATTACAGAGAGACTTAACTGCTGATGAAGCATCATTAGTGATGAGAGAAGCACCTATGCCTGTTCAACAAAGTACTGAAGTCAACTTTCAGGATAGCatgtaagatattttaatgtgttaagTATTTATCCCTAAAGTCCGATACTGtagtatctatctatatttacaatattaattgaagctttctaatatttaatatatatatatatatatatatatatatatatatatataattattaaataaaaatcagtcgAAATAGAAGTATTTGAAAAAAGcagtgttataaattattacaagcatatataacatatagggttctattaattattgtcacacagaataaaatttttttcaatttcttcttTTAAGAATGAGTAACTCAAACATGTCAGTTGGAGCTTACTTCAAGAATAAGTGCCCAATGCTGGTAAACATACTTGGTAATACAGATAGTCCAGACAGATCTATGAATCCAAGTATTACAGAAGGTaagattgtttattaattaaaagaggaataaaaaagataaataataaatgattatataattaatagagtAACATCCCAGGGCCATCAAATATACTAACTCTACtcaattcaaaatatacttccagtttaaatttttcaaatgtaccaattttaatttcagtatCATCACATGTGAATGTGGAGGCCacaccaaataaacaaaacaatacatacaaaatagatCCCAGTTTGGACAGTGTCCCAGTGAGACAGCCGAAATCAATCAATTTCGAAACCTATGATCCTGCCacgaaaaatacaaatgaactTAACTATGTTGTACCTAAACCCACAGAAAATAGGATTATTTCTTCCTTAAAATCTGAGAAAAGCATATATAAGGGCCTGGAACCTGAGATTTCtctaaataaatcaacaatgAAAGCAGAAGTATCAATTCCTTTGCCTAAGGCTGTAGATGCCTTGAAAACCAAAGCACAATCGTCATTCAAGTTACCAACAGAGGAAACTGAAAGTTCATTGGAGAATTCTTTAAGCATTTCTAAAATTGCTGACTATATTCGTGAGTttctacttattttaattatttacacttGTTCGCCTgccctatcctactaatattatgaatacgaaagtttgtaaggatatttgtgtgtgtttgttgctcttttacgcaaaaactactgaaccgatagcaatgaaatttggtatgtagacagctggac
Coding sequences:
- the LOC119840020 gene encoding transcriptional adapter 3; this encodes MLGKRMHHNSKGRLATKGHDNGKPASPGLSPYTKPAKIPGSVSVGKTKMEICPIPYIRQQDNPVTLPRLATIAARSADEPIGMDELDALQLELETLLCNTALRIRYFQGEIESIDTNESKREKKNKAAGKQLQYPGKRKFPDDKLVKTKDYAKKSNQPKMPKFKNYSNPSSGASHAYSNDQANNSDNSVKLEMSQLALPKNNIPYKFWTSVDPYCAPVTMDDIKFLESLLVQSSNTTLPPIPPLGRHYSEVWADEHISEDQNASNPNKKSSGLSPDASNMRKKIEKNSENMITGPLTQRLVSALMEENVMSYEMPDIKVKQSATTKNSYKNSLTLEKCLRKELVEQGILDPEDLPPLTNPADDEILAEIKKCQTELTAVRKENCRNLKNLIGLCKQEMIRLNLKKQLDQVDMECIDIYKKMVAAKQKKRPITKKEKEDAWRAINEQIRLNKEINALPLTGPNSS
- the LOC119840183 gene encoding uncharacterized protein LOC119840183, which produces MEDLTIPCPFCCNSTFSSKEALVDHLSHIVERLVCPICKNSISSLDSLITHLKYDNCIETILICQYTNDNSNKIEQTDVNLEFEENEHVEQNENCIENNSEDISEVSKIYSEFLNKHIKTQDIKLLKENGNRYLLVTNNDSVINEGATLVSKQNNDGTISFSIQDPNVSEGHDLGEIEDTDPKTENQNQLDLDNGENIEEMYSCNTCGVSFTSVMDHIQNYHNDQDVVVEEPLEDGNTDTVAVQYESVPEEEAVVEKQASRRMITDTGDIIEEPLKHPGTRAGSAQ